In Planctomycetota bacterium, one DNA window encodes the following:
- a CDS encoding biopolymer transporter ExbD encodes MAYKLATSDLHSWREVSGKKSLPGEMLLDLAPLVDIIFTLILFFMLTSPFVTQWGIKVDLPSLKQVAPVKFSELEITITAVNQIYIQSKPVNMASLRYELRKAAVQDKSVSIVCDSKAQLGVVLEVRDIVLESGVKKLNLRTRLKSE; translated from the coding sequence ATGGCATATAAATTAGCAACTTCCGACCTGCACAGTTGGCGTGAGGTAAGCGGCAAGAAATCACTTCCCGGTGAAATGCTTCTGGATTTGGCGCCTCTTGTTGATATTATTTTTACGCTGATTCTTTTCTTCATGCTCACTTCCCCTTTTGTCACCCAATGGGGGATTAAAGTTGATTTGCCCTCTTTAAAACAGGTCGCGCCGGTTAAATTTTCGGAGTTGGAAATTACCATAACCGCCGTTAACCAAATTTATATCCAAAGCAAACCTGTTAATATGGCGTCTCTGCGCTATGAGTTACGGAAAGCCGCGGTTCAGGATAAATCGGTCAGCATCGTTTGTGATTCTAAAGCGCAATTGGGTGTTGTTTTGGAAGTGCGCGATATCGTTTTAGAATCTGGTGTTAAAAAGCTTAACTTGAGAACACGCTTAAAATCAGAATAG
- a CDS encoding tetratricopeptide repeat protein, translating to MKCPKCQTENPEQAKFCIECGTKVNVRETMVGMEFDKSISVAASESERRLATIIFADLVGYTSLAETMDPEEVHALLDLIFSQFEKVIKEKGGYVDRLIGDALIGVFGIPHASESDPDQAVHAAIQMRSELKKVSLSYGHDLSIRVGINSGEILWGSVAGGDSTVWGDTVNVAQRLQTAASINSIIISQSTKRRLKQGYRLNQIASLKLKGKEQFVQAYEVIDLEEVKLPAAIPFVGRKEQLEALQQSIEKTIADKKPSLVLLTGEAGVGKSRLLEEFNGFIKNAPYEFKIFTERCLPHAQLPYDPLSGIIRHYLDLTNLSLADAQKRLVKEVARLLPDSPLAHHFLGFFLGMKYPESPLEELTPDAARTSAFNILKRLLERVSQDVSSLIITIEDLQWGDIGTKDFLKYLNDAASNCAVMVIATVRMQENITDYINHVRENIRTVSESRWKLVELTPFSKDLTKQFIDSLIKNAKISTRFVDELWIKTGGNPLFLEELLRGLIEEAAFDTGGESGVMSLPENVWQIIESRVDRLSDAEKKTIKVASVFGRIFWEKGLEQCLQQTVRETLHQLESKGFIVRDTESLYRNDSEYSFRHELIRDVCYRMLLKRDRINYHHIVFDFLQNKRNSNELSEELYLKLGSYHAEESNELKTAIEFYEKYGDYENNRYMLDESLWVYRKAQELVDKAEIKDDPATKVRLIEKEAEIYYYLSRYNEAVERYEKLRVEPPHWSWRVKGLLGIAEVHEKQSDYEASFRYAGEAAEIAFHGQNNYLLGKSLNLVALSLIGKGLYGGASKLAERVKASFTQAMTEPSISPQQLSQIKKELANSLNNIGLVYWYQGEYDSAMSAYESALGVMEEINNRYGIAASYINIGNIRRDQGNYQSALDYYQKSLTTSQMIGSRRGMAVALLNIGAIYHDKGDYQKAHEYFNQSLNLSREINARREETVALTSIGNLYHDQGEYGRALKTHLESLPLKRQLSEKTELVIALLNIATLFFERGDYGEAAPLVAEAEQIVSQVKAKMEIITSLNTMGRMLVYFALMGGLPGTSKATLFNKAKEYVQTALKMAKALNLKTQTLEAITSLALLNVQEGVSNVDSHPKTTLNNQDGDIFFRDAYKLLKEAEALLPYIYNKESQIHYYFAYARYYLEIINYLGKKKKDNAVARELEQAIQEVTKITTKALNITQELGLKRLQPEAMFLYVQALSVSGEKDKAANYYENCRQLAEMMGLKPFLRMTARMPV from the coding sequence ATGAAATGTCCCAAGTGCCAGACGGAAAATCCCGAACAGGCAAAGTTTTGTATTGAATGCGGTACTAAGGTGAATGTCCGTGAAACGATGGTGGGCATGGAATTTGATAAGTCAATATCCGTTGCCGCAAGTGAATCTGAACGCCGTCTGGCGACAATTATTTTTGCCGATTTAGTCGGATATACTTCTTTGGCTGAAACCATGGATCCGGAAGAGGTCCACGCTTTGCTTGACCTTATTTTTTCCCAATTTGAAAAAGTCATAAAGGAAAAAGGTGGTTATGTTGACAGGCTAATCGGCGATGCTTTAATCGGCGTATTTGGGATTCCTCATGCTTCGGAATCAGACCCTGACCAGGCGGTTCATGCGGCTATTCAAATGCGTAGCGAACTGAAGAAGGTATCATTAAGTTACGGCCACGATTTATCAATCAGGGTCGGCATTAACAGCGGTGAAATCTTATGGGGCAGTGTAGCTGGTGGCGACTCGACCGTATGGGGAGATACCGTTAATGTGGCACAGCGCCTGCAAACCGCCGCTTCAATTAACTCGATTATCATTTCACAATCAACTAAACGGCGCCTTAAACAAGGGTATCGTCTGAATCAGATTGCTTCTCTTAAATTAAAGGGAAAGGAACAGTTTGTCCAGGCATATGAAGTCATCGACCTTGAGGAAGTTAAATTGCCTGCGGCTATTCCGTTTGTTGGGCGCAAGGAACAACTTGAGGCGTTGCAGCAGTCAATAGAAAAAACCATTGCGGATAAGAAGCCGTCTTTGGTTTTATTGACCGGAGAAGCCGGCGTTGGTAAAAGCCGTCTTCTGGAGGAGTTCAACGGATTTATTAAAAATGCGCCATATGAATTTAAGATTTTTACGGAACGCTGTTTACCTCATGCGCAATTGCCTTATGACCCTTTATCTGGAATCATCCGCCATTATCTTGACCTGACAAATTTGTCTTTAGCGGATGCGCAGAAACGCTTGGTAAAAGAGGTTGCCCGACTGCTTCCGGATAGCCCGCTGGCGCATCATTTCCTGGGGTTTTTCCTGGGGATGAAATACCCGGAATCACCGCTTGAAGAACTTACCCCGGATGCCGCCCGCACCTCGGCGTTTAATATCCTGAAAAGGCTTTTGGAACGCGTCTCTCAGGATGTCAGTTCGTTGATTATTACCATAGAAGATTTACAGTGGGGCGATATCGGAACCAAGGATTTCCTTAAATACTTAAATGATGCCGCATCGAACTGTGCCGTGATGGTGATCGCTACGGTTCGCATGCAGGAAAATATAACTGATTATATAAATCATGTCAGGGAAAATATCAGGACCGTTTCCGAATCACGCTGGAAATTAGTGGAACTTACGCCTTTTTCCAAGGACCTGACCAAGCAATTTATTGATTCCCTTATAAAAAACGCGAAGATTTCTACGCGCTTTGTAGATGAGTTATGGATAAAAACCGGTGGAAATCCACTGTTTCTTGAAGAGCTTTTGAGGGGGTTGATTGAGGAAGCTGCTTTTGATACGGGTGGTGAAAGCGGGGTGATGTCTTTACCGGAAAACGTCTGGCAAATCATCGAAAGCCGTGTTGACCGGCTTTCTGATGCGGAGAAAAAAACCATTAAAGTTGCTTCAGTTTTCGGGAGGATTTTCTGGGAAAAAGGATTAGAACAATGTCTTCAGCAGACTGTGCGCGAAACTCTGCATCAGCTGGAATCAAAAGGATTTATCGTCCGTGATACCGAAAGCTTGTACCGGAACGATTCCGAATATAGTTTCCGCCATGAACTTATCCGCGACGTCTGTTACCGTATGCTCCTGAAGCGCGACAGGATTAATTACCATCATATTGTCTTTGATTTCCTGCAGAATAAGCGTAATAGCAATGAACTCAGCGAAGAACTTTATCTCAAGCTGGGTAGTTATCATGCGGAAGAATCAAACGAATTGAAAACCGCCATAGAGTTTTATGAAAAATACGGAGACTATGAAAATAACCGTTATATGTTGGATGAATCTTTATGGGTTTACCGCAAGGCGCAGGAATTGGTTGATAAAGCGGAAATTAAGGATGATCCTGCGACTAAAGTAAGGCTGATAGAGAAAGAAGCGGAAATTTACTACTATCTTTCACGGTATAATGAAGCTGTTGAGCGTTATGAAAAACTCAGGGTTGAGCCTCCGCACTGGTCTTGGCGTGTCAAAGGACTTTTGGGTATCGCCGAAGTTCACGAAAAGCAATCTGATTACGAAGCGTCATTCCGTTATGCCGGCGAAGCCGCTGAGATTGCCTTTCACGGGCAAAATAATTATCTTTTGGGGAAATCGCTCAATCTCGTGGCGCTTTCGCTTATCGGCAAGGGGTTGTATGGGGGAGCTTCTAAATTAGCCGAAAGGGTTAAGGCGTCGTTTACCCAGGCGATGACCGAGCCATCCATCTCACCGCAGCAGTTAAGCCAGATTAAAAAAGAGCTGGCAAACAGCTTGAATAATATCGGCTTGGTTTACTGGTATCAGGGGGAATATGATTCGGCCATGTCCGCTTATGAATCGGCTTTGGGCGTTATGGAGGAAATTAATAACCGTTACGGTATCGCTGCTTCATACATAAATATTGGCAATATCCGCCGTGACCAGGGTAATTACCAATCGGCCCTTGATTATTACCAAAAATCGCTGACCACTTCCCAGATGATTGGAAGCCGTCGCGGAATGGCTGTGGCGCTTCTTAATATCGGCGCGATTTATCACGATAAAGGAGATTACCAGAAGGCGCACGAATATTTTAACCAGAGCCTTAATTTAAGCCGTGAAATCAATGCCAGGCGTGAGGAAACCGTTGCGCTTACTTCTATCGGTAATCTTTACCATGACCAGGGTGAATACGGACGTGCCCTTAAAACTCATTTGGAAAGCCTTCCCTTAAAAAGGCAGTTGTCTGAAAAAACCGAACTGGTGATTGCGCTTCTCAATATCGCCACGCTTTTCTTTGAACGCGGCGATTACGGCGAAGCCGCTCCGTTGGTTGCCGAGGCGGAACAGATTGTCAGCCAGGTCAAAGCCAAGATGGAAATTATTACCTCGCTTAATACCATGGGAAGGATGCTGGTGTATTTCGCCCTTATGGGCGGTTTACCCGGGACGTCAAAAGCAACACTTTTTAACAAGGCAAAAGAATATGTCCAGACCGCCTTGAAAATGGCAAAGGCCTTAAACCTGAAGACGCAAACTTTGGAAGCTATCACCTCACTTGCTTTGCTCAATGTCCAGGAAGGCGTTTCTAATGTGGATTCTCATCCAAAGACAACGCTTAATAATCAGGATGGGGATATCTTTTTCCGGGACGCGTATAAATTATTGAAAGAGGCGGAAGCTTTACTGCCGTATATTTATAATAAAGAATCGCAGATACATTATTATTTTGCCTACGCCCGTTATTATTTGGAAATTATCAATTACCTTGGTAAAAAGAAAAAGGACAATGCCGTGGCGCGTGAGCTTGAACAAGCCATCCAGGAAGTCACTAAAATTACTACCAAGGCTTTAAATATAACCCAGGAGCTCGGTCTTAAACGGCTCCAGCCGGAAGCCATGTTCCTTTACGTCCAGGCGCTTTCCGTTTCAGGGGAAAAAGACAAGGCGGCAAATTATTATGAAAACTGCCGCCAGCTGGCTGAAATGATGGGGCTTAAACCTTTCCTGCGCATGACGGCCCGTATGCCGGTCTGA